AGTATCACTCATTCTACTTTGCCAGAAGAAAAGAAAATTCAGAGTGAAGAAAGCGTCGTTACACCTAGTATTGCAAGTGCTACCTTAGCAAAGAGAAGAGGGCTTGTTATCGTTAAAAAGAAAAAAGATGAGTTATCTTCTGGTTCTTCTCAGGTTGCACAAGAAGAGCCAAAATTAAATCAAGATAAAATCAGTCTTTCAATGATGTTTTCCAATGCAGATGAAAATTTGAAAAAAAAGAAAAAAGATAAAAAACCAAGTCTTGCAGTAAAAAAAGAAAGTGCTGAAAAAATGGACTTTTTGAGCAATCATGAATTCGGCGATATTGCTTTAGAAGATGAAGATATGGTGGTTTTGCCTGATTTTAGTATCAAAGAGCAAAACAATGCTCCTGCTATAAAAAAACAACCTAGTGTGTTAAGACAGTCTTTTAATAATTCTATTAATCAATTTTCAGAAGGCGGTATCCAAAGAAGAAGTCGTAAAAAGCCGCCTAAAAAGGTAGAGAAAAAAGAAAGTGAAGCTATAACCAGTGTAGAAATTCCAAAAGAAATTCGTGTGTATGAATTTGCGGATAAAATAGGAAAAAACACAAGCGAAATCATTTCAAAGCTTTTTATGCTTGGAATGATGACTACAAAAAATGACTTTTTAGATGAAGATGCGATTGAAATTTTAGCTGCTGAATTTGGTATAGAGATTAATATTGTTAATGAGACTGATGAATTTGATTATGTTAAAGAATATGACAAGCATCATAAGGGTGAAAATTTAGTTACTAGAGCACCGGTTATTACCATTATGGGACATGTTGATCATGGAAAAACTTCTTTGTTGGATTACATAAGAAATTCGCGTATTGCAAGTGGCGAGGCAGGAGGGATCACTCAACATGTAGGCGCTTATATGATAGAAAAAGATGGTCGCAAAATCACTTTTATCGATACTCCAGGCCACGAAGCATTTACAGCAATGCGTGCAAGGGGTGCGAGTATAACAGATATTGTTATTATCGTTGTTGCGGCAGATGATGGAGTAAAGCCACAAACTAAAGAAGCGATTAATCACGCAAAAGCTGCCGGTGTGCCTATCATCATAGCAGTAAATAAAATGGATAAAGAAGCTGCAAATCCTGATATGGTAAAAACTCAACTTGCTGAAATGGAAATTATGCCTGTAGAGTGGGGCGGAAGCTATGAATTTGTTCCAGTTTCTGCTAAAACAGGTATGGGGATAGAAGAGTTACTTGAAATTGTGCTTTTGCAAGCTGATATTTTAGAGCTTAAGGCCGATCCTAAACATTTTGCTAAGGCAAGCATCATAGAAAGTTCCGTGCAAAAAGGCAGAGGTCCTGTTGCAACCATTATCGTGCAAAATGGGACTTTAACTGTGGGAAGCACTGTTGTTGCGGGTGAGGCTTATGGAAAGATTCGTGCTATAAGCAATGATCAAGGTAAGGCTTTGAAAGAGATTAAACCTGGTGAGTGTGGTGTTATTATAGGTCTTAGTGAGGTAGCGGATGCTGGAGAAACTTTGATCGCTGTAAAAACCGATAAAGAAGCTAGAGAGTATGCTGCTAAGCGTTATGAATATAATCGTCAAAAAGAGCTTAGCAAATCAACTAAAGTCAGTATTGATGAGCTTGGGGCAAAGATTAAAGAAGGTAATTTAAAAGCCTTACCTGTGATTTTAAAAGCCGATGTGCAAGGATCATTAGAAGCCTTAAAAGCAAGTTTGGAGAAACTTAGAAACGATGAAATTAAAGTTAATATTATTCACAGCGGAGTAGGGGGAATTACACAAAGCGATATAGAACTTGCAAGTGCGAGTGAAAATTCCATCGTTTTAGGCTTTAATATCCGCCCAACTGGTGAAGTAAAAGAGCGTGCAAAAGATAAAGGCGTGGAAATTAAAACTTATAATGTAATTTATAATTTACTTGATGATGTAAAAGCTTTGCTTGGTGGTATGATGAGTCCTATTATTTCAGAAGAGCAGCTTGGACAAGCAGAGATTAGACAGGTGATTAATGTGCCAAAAATCGGACAAATCGCAGGTTGCATGGTGACTGAAGGTGTAATCAACCGCGGGGCTAAAATTCGCCTTATCCGCGAAGGAGTTGTTGTGTATGAAGGCAATGTAAACTCACTTAAACGCTTTAAAGATGATGCTAAAGAAGTGGCAAAAGGCTATGAGTGTGGCGTTGGTATAGAAGGATGTGATGATATGAGAGTGGGCGATTATATAGAAAGCTATAAAGAAGTAGAGGAACAAGCAAGTCTATGAATCCAGCTGAAATCAAAAAACTTCGCACAGAAAGTATTTTAAAAGAGCTTATTCCTGAAGCTTTGGCGAGTTTAGATGATGAGAATTTAAAAAATCTTTGCGTGGTTGATGTGGAGTGTAAAAAAGGTAGATACGATGCCTTTGTGTATTTGGATAAAATGTTTTTTAATACTCATGAGCAAGAAAAGATTTTGCTTTCTTTGAAAAAAGCAAGCAAGGCTTTGCAAAATTATTGTATGAGTGAGCAAGGCTGGTATAGGTGCCCGAATTTTCACTTTAAATTTGATGATAGGCTTGAATATCAAAACCATATGGATGCACTTTTTGAAAAAATAAAAAAGGAAAGAAATGAATCTTGAAGCACTTTGTAAAGAAGCAGGGCTTAGCTTTTATGATGATGAGCTAGTAAGTGAAAATGGTAGAAAGATTTATAGAATTTATGTGCAAAAAGAAGGCGGGGTAAATCTTGATGATTGTGCTAGACTTAGTGAGATTTTATCGCCTATTTTTGATGTAGAACCGCCAGTTAGCGGCGAGTATTTTTTAGAAGTATCAAGCTGTGGGCTTGAGAGAAAACTTAGCAAAATCGAGCATTTTGCAAAAAGCATTAACGAACTTGTAAAAATCACAACTAACGAAAAAGAAAAAATCGAGGCAAAAATCATAGCCGTAGATGATGAAAATATCACTTTAGAAAATTTAGAAAATCAAGAAAAAATTACTTTAAAATTCAGCGATATTAAAAAAGCTAGAACCTTCGTGGAGTGGTAAAAATTTAGATTTTTAAATTTTTACTTATTTTTTATTTAATTAAAATTAAATAAAAAATAGAAAGGCATACAATGCTAGAAAAAAAGTACGATTGGGAAACAAGCAAGGCGGATAAAAATGGCAATGTGTATTGCCATTTTCCAAAAGATGAGGATGAGTTTAAAGAAGCAGTTGTAAAAAATGGTGGTATGAATGTGTATGTTTATCAAGATGATAAATTAATAGATGAATTTCATACGAAAAGTCAAGGTTATAAAATTATATTTCAATA
This genomic interval from Campylobacter sp. CCS1377 contains the following:
- the infB gene encoding translation initiation factor IF-2 gives rise to the protein MAKIRIHEIAKELGYDSKEIIEKANELGLNIKTASNAVESEVAAAIYEYIQTKTIPEAFKKTQKKSSIKKAKEKDENKEKETKTTKISEEKKPSEKITADADKRVGEKPSITHSTLPEEKKIQSEESVVTPSIASATLAKRRGLVIVKKKKDELSSGSSQVAQEEPKLNQDKISLSMMFSNADENLKKKKKDKKPSLAVKKESAEKMDFLSNHEFGDIALEDEDMVVLPDFSIKEQNNAPAIKKQPSVLRQSFNNSINQFSEGGIQRRSRKKPPKKVEKKESEAITSVEIPKEIRVYEFADKIGKNTSEIISKLFMLGMMTTKNDFLDEDAIEILAAEFGIEINIVNETDEFDYVKEYDKHHKGENLVTRAPVITIMGHVDHGKTSLLDYIRNSRIASGEAGGITQHVGAYMIEKDGRKITFIDTPGHEAFTAMRARGASITDIVIIVVAADDGVKPQTKEAINHAKAAGVPIIIAVNKMDKEAANPDMVKTQLAEMEIMPVEWGGSYEFVPVSAKTGMGIEELLEIVLLQADILELKADPKHFAKASIIESSVQKGRGPVATIIVQNGTLTVGSTVVAGEAYGKIRAISNDQGKALKEIKPGECGVIIGLSEVADAGETLIAVKTDKEAREYAAKRYEYNRQKELSKSTKVSIDELGAKIKEGNLKALPVILKADVQGSLEALKASLEKLRNDEIKVNIIHSGVGGITQSDIELASASENSIVLGFNIRPTGEVKERAKDKGVEIKTYNVIYNLLDDVKALLGGMMSPIISEEQLGQAEIRQVINVPKIGQIAGCMVTEGVINRGAKIRLIREGVVVYEGNVNSLKRFKDDAKEVAKGYECGVGIEGCDDMRVGDYIESYKEVEEQASL
- the rbfA gene encoding 30S ribosome-binding factor RbfA translates to MNPAEIKKLRTESILKELIPEALASLDDENLKNLCVVDVECKKGRYDAFVYLDKMFFNTHEQEKILLSLKKASKALQNYCMSEQGWYRCPNFHFKFDDRLEYQNHMDALFEKIKKERNES
- the rimP gene encoding ribosome maturation factor RimP produces the protein MNLEALCKEAGLSFYDDELVSENGRKIYRIYVQKEGGVNLDDCARLSEILSPIFDVEPPVSGEYFLEVSSCGLERKLSKIEHFAKSINELVKITTNEKEKIEAKIIAVDDENITLENLENQEKITLKFSDIKKARTFVEW